In a genomic window of Afipia carboxidovorans OM5:
- a CDS encoding XdhC family protein produces the protein MKTHDGNWEIFEDYVLDFALEQMRAGTRIAIVTLTRIEGSSPRPLGAQMVVSETEKWVGYLSGGCIERAVVAEALEAIREGKNRTVRYGRGSKYFDIQLPCGSAIELVFEVDRRLVELSNIDELLRSRRPASMTITVSHNDGGHDEFERCYYLPRRQLLIAGVGPSAVQLARLARVSGFDVQLYSPDKPTLQAAELYDVRITGVTSPTVLPPLCADSRTAFVSMFHDHNWELSFLPEILKTEAFYIGALGSRATHRQRLVQLSRLGIDEMQLKRIHGPAGLYFGGKSASDVALSILSEISQLEQDEQQRALRAFTTDNVHLIQALAGSPSVNGVV, from the coding sequence ATGAAGACTCATGATGGCAATTGGGAAATTTTTGAGGACTACGTTCTCGACTTCGCTCTTGAGCAGATGCGCGCAGGTACGCGGATTGCGATCGTCACCCTTACTAGGATCGAGGGATCCTCGCCGCGGCCGTTAGGCGCGCAGATGGTGGTGTCGGAAACCGAGAAGTGGGTAGGTTATCTTTCCGGAGGATGTATTGAGCGGGCCGTTGTTGCTGAAGCGCTCGAAGCCATTAGAGAAGGCAAAAATCGGACAGTGCGCTATGGACGTGGTTCGAAATATTTCGACATTCAATTGCCTTGCGGAAGCGCCATTGAACTTGTGTTCGAAGTGGATAGACGATTAGTCGAGCTTTCGAATATAGATGAGTTGTTGCGCAGTCGCCGGCCCGCTTCGATGACGATCACAGTGTCCCACAACGATGGTGGCCATGATGAATTTGAACGATGCTACTATCTGCCACGCCGGCAATTGCTGATCGCCGGAGTCGGCCCCTCAGCTGTGCAACTTGCTCGTCTGGCGCGTGTGAGTGGGTTTGACGTTCAACTCTATTCGCCTGATAAACCGACGCTGCAAGCTGCAGAATTATATGATGTAAGGATCACTGGTGTCACCAGCCCGACCGTGCTTCCTCCTCTCTGTGCCGATTCACGAACCGCATTTGTGTCCATGTTCCACGATCACAACTGGGAACTTAGTTTTCTGCCGGAGATACTCAAAACAGAAGCTTTTTATATTGGTGCACTGGGTAGCCGCGCGACGCATCGCCAGCGGTTGGTGCAATTGAGCCGGCTTGGAATCGATGAGATGCAACTTAAGCGTATTCACGGGCCAGCTGGGCTTTATTTCGGAGGAAAAAGCGCGAGTGATGTTGCGCTTTCGATTCTTTCGGAGATTTCCCAGCTTGAGCAAGACGAACAGCAGAGAGCACTTCGTGCTTTCACCACTGATAATGTGCATCTCATCCAGGCGCTCGCTGGATCGCCTAGCGTAAATGGTGTTGTGTGA
- a CDS encoding DMT family transporter yields MSEVVKSNRSFQAYAFPALLLGGISVGCAPILVRLSEVGPSATAFWRVSLALLPLGLFAALMRGQTDATATPLTLREWLTVSVPGIFLGIELVAWHEALYKTSVANATLLVNLTPVFTAFFGWVLFRRPIKRVFMSGTAMVVVGVVLLVSSGWVQGKGALSGDAIALGAAVIYAGYFMSLGYARQRFSSAVVMFASSASATLITLPLALAEGIFVPASPAGWATVVALAWIVQVGGQGLVTFAIAWLPPTISSLAMLIQPFVAAAIAWGLFEEHLSALQIVGGVAVIGGILIARRG; encoded by the coding sequence GTGTCTGAGGTCGTCAAATCAAATCGGTCATTTCAGGCCTATGCATTCCCCGCGTTGCTGCTCGGAGGTATCTCGGTTGGGTGCGCGCCGATTCTCGTGCGGCTGTCCGAGGTTGGCCCCTCCGCAACGGCCTTTTGGCGCGTATCACTCGCATTGCTGCCGCTCGGCTTGTTCGCCGCGCTCATGCGCGGCCAGACGGACGCTACCGCAACACCCCTGACATTACGCGAATGGCTGACAGTCTCGGTGCCGGGCATCTTCCTCGGTATCGAACTCGTCGCCTGGCACGAAGCGCTTTACAAGACGTCGGTCGCCAATGCGACGCTGCTCGTCAATCTCACGCCAGTCTTCACGGCATTCTTCGGCTGGGTGCTGTTCAGACGGCCTATCAAGCGCGTGTTCATGAGCGGAACCGCCATGGTTGTCGTGGGCGTCGTGCTCCTGGTGAGCAGCGGGTGGGTTCAGGGCAAGGGAGCGCTCTCGGGAGACGCCATCGCGCTCGGTGCGGCAGTCATTTACGCTGGCTACTTCATGTCGCTCGGGTATGCGCGCCAGCGGTTTTCCTCCGCCGTCGTGATGTTTGCGAGTTCGGCCTCCGCCACTTTGATCACCCTGCCGTTAGCGCTGGCCGAAGGAATTTTCGTACCCGCAAGTCCCGCGGGTTGGGCAACGGTGGTCGCGCTCGCGTGGATCGTGCAGGTCGGCGGTCAGGGACTCGTGACGTTCGCGATTGCATGGCTCCCCCCGACCATCTCCTCACTCGCCATGCTCATCCAGCCCTTCGTGGCAGCCGCTATCGCCTGGGGCCTGTTTGAAGAACATCTGTCAGCCCTGCAGATCGTTGGCGGCGTGGCGGTGATCGGTGGCATTCTGATCGCGCGCCGCGGCTAG